One stretch of Eupeodes corollae chromosome 2, idEupCoro1.1, whole genome shotgun sequence DNA includes these proteins:
- the LOC129947467 gene encoding RNA exonuclease 5 → MHTMTSKKAERFEKKKKKLAALASLVKLNDKDRESESSAAAKASNSDSDSSDEKNKVKKSKLITVNHDEEPTAKKPKLTEDDSQSQDSGTGDDNAEAKKLNLTQEQYVKLKKELKERKRELENLSKLHLRPAGYSASLEVDQEQRTPVFLTDVQHLLMSALIGKKSPCHPDRWCYLEKPLKLSHTLVVVLDGVSLYHYLSNEEKFTETKKIFETKLEVVLPVRGDKNIIADLVTAPLTNVQADELIAKYGSLETAIEMNKDPTLLVKSIFPCDSSEGGEKVKTGETKIEDKFPRTKLLLSALQMVDEGYPMPLRGELASRFKNYVFTKDQYAPVTPNSPMFGVDCEMCQTTSGRNELTRISIVNEKFETVYETLVMPTNKIVDYLTKYSGITPELMAKVTKKLHEVQQEVRDLLPADAILVGQSLNSDLHAMKMMHPYVIDTSVIFNITGMRKRKSKLQTLAITFLDQVIQGHEGGHDSVEDSLASIRLVQLKLRNSIDFGDEILLQRRRVNEIVRMAVGDSIQNNLFGQASQRDKRTAIITTGSMNPKVKEICEKATGGDKLKSIVCLEAETNKQSVKKTREIALEHALTISNLSVEADKFKLDKIDKTVEKLDKWILKLWKTVAHNGLFLVLFGGSDDSPSGLLQIAIKKNEADVATTMPIKTV, encoded by the exons ATGCATACAATGACTTCAAAAAAAGCCGAACGCtttgagaagaagaagaaaaaacttgCAGCACTCGCTAGCTTGGTAAAACTGAACGACAAAGACCGTGAATCCGAATCCAGTGCTGCTGCCAAGGCTTCAAATTCTGACAGTGATAGTTCAGATGAAAAAAATAAG GTAAAGAAATCGAAATTGATTACTGTCAACCATGATGAAGAACCCACTGCCAAGAAACCTAAACTCACCGAAGATGATTCACAGAGTCAGGACTCTGGCACAGGAGATGATAATGCAGAGGCAAAGAAACTCAATCTTACACAAGAGCAATATGTCAAACTCAAAAAAGAACTCAAGGAACGCAAGCGCGAACTTGAGAACCTTTCAAAACTGCACCTGAGACCAGCTGGCTACAGTGCAAGCCTTGAAGTTGATCAAGAGCAACGAACACCAGTGTTCTTGACAGATGTTCAACATCTCCTCATGTCCGCTCTGATAGGAAAAAAGTCACCATGCCACCCAGATCGGTGGTGCTATCTAGAAAAGCCCTTAAAGTTGTCTCACACTCTGGTGGTTGTCCTCGACGGGGTGTCACTATATCATTATCTTTCCAACGAAGAAAAATTCACCGAAACCAAGAAGATCTTCGAAACAAAACTCGAAGTTGTCCTTCCAGTGAGAGGAGATAAAAACATAATCGCAGATTTGGTAACAGCCCCTCTGACTAACGTTCAAGCCGATGAGCTCATAGCTAAGTATGGATCACTTGAAACAGCCATTGAGATGAACAAAGATCCAACACTACTTGTGAAATCGATCTTTCCCTGCGATTCGTCGGAAGGCGGAGAAAAAGTGAAAACAGGGGAAACTAAAATAGAAGACAAATTTCCAAGGACCAAATTGCTACTATCCGCCCTGCAGATGGTCGACGAAGGTTACCCAATGCCACTGCGTGGAGAACTCGCCAGTCGTTTCAAGAATTACGTATTCACAAAAGACCAATACGCCCCAGTGACTCCCAACAGTCCTATGTTTGGTGTCGATTGTGAGATGTGTCAGACAACATCCGGAAGGAATGAACTCACACGTATCTCGATTGTAAACGAGAAGTTCGAAACGGTCTACGAAACTCTGGTAATGCCAACCAATAAAATCGTAGACTACCTCACAAAATATTCGGGAATAACCCCCGAACTGATGGCTAAAGTCACTAAAAAGCTGCATGAAGTCCAACAAGAGGTGCGAGATTTACTTCCTGCTGACGCGATTCTTGTCGGTCAGTCACTGAATTCAGATTTGCACGCCATGAAAATGATGCATCCCTACGTCATCGATACGAGTGTGATTTTCAATATCACAGGCATGCGAAAACGTAAGTCAAAGTTGCAAACTCTGGCCATTACGTTCCTGGATCAGGTTATTCAGGGACACGAAGGTGGACACGATTCGGTTGAAGACAGTTTGGCGAGTATCCGCTTGGTGCAGCTGAAACTCAGAAATAGCATAGATTTTGGTGATGAGATTTTGTTACAACGGAGGCGAGTGAACGAGATCGTTCGCATGGCTGTGGGTGATTCAATACAGAACAATCTCTTTGGTCAGGCTTCACAACGCGATAAGCGAACGGCCATCATTACCACCGGAAGTATGAATCCCAAAGTTAAGGAAATCTGCGAGAAGGCCACGGGAGGCGATAAACTCAAATCGATTGTATGTCTTGAAGCAGAGACGAACAAACAATCGGTGAAGAAAACTCGTGAGATTGCATTGGAACACGCTCTGACCATCAGCAATCTTAGTGTGGAAGCAGACAAATTCAAACTCGATAAAATTGACAAAACGGTGGAAAAATTAGACAAATGGATTTTAAAGCTTTGGAAGACAGTTGCCCACAATGGACTGTTTCTGGTGTTGTTTGGTGGATCTGATGATTCTCCCAGTGGATTATTGCAAATTGCAATTAAGAAGAATGAAGCAGATGTGGCTACGACAATGCCAATAAAAACTGTATGA
- the LOC129947098 gene encoding innexin inx5-like encodes MFQAILPLTKYLKPKSVNIYDFAFVLHCKVTVFILLTSTILVSARQFFGQPIECMADEKNLEYVNLFCWTMGTFILTDSNDQINNRNSIAVGVGTEYTDSQRLYVRYYQWVVIILLIQAFVFYLPAFLWKKWEGGFISQLCDGFERKVLISDSANKERRAYLMQIFHPNYKQMHRSYAKNYFLCEILNFFICILNLTLMNTFFNGFWSSYSQAMKQIPSYNWNQWNEMSSRVFPKITKCEFFKYGGSGSQSKFDCLCVLPINILNEKIFAFLYVWFLILMVVSAMHLTFRIIATCSNAARIIMTQCSVGCNQKKQVHQLVQDMSYSEWFLLTRICVNINPLMFAELIRDLYDFQRLRNNNEMSV; translated from the exons atgtttcaagCCATTCTTCCTTTAACAAAATACCTGAAACCAAAATCAGTTAACATCTATGATTTTGCTTTCGTTTTACATTGCAAAGTCACCGTCTTCATTTTGTTAACCTCTACAATTTTGGTTTCTGCACGCCAATTTTTTGGTCAACCTATAGAATGTATGGCCGACGAAAAGAATCTGGAATATGTTAATCTATTTTGCTGGACAATGGGAACGTTCATTCTGACGGATTCAAACGATCAAATTAACAATCGTAATTCGATTGCAGTCGGAGTTGGAACTGAATATACAGACAGCCAAAGGCTTTATGTTCGTTATTATCAATGGGTTGTGATCATACTCCTGATACAAGCCTTTGTCTTCTATTTGCCGGCGTTTTTATGGAAGAAGTGGGAAGGTGGATTTATAAGTCAACTTTGCGATGGATTTG AAAGAAAGGTGCTTATTTCGGATAGTGCCAACAAAGAACGGAGAGCTTACCTGATGCAGATTTTCCATCCGAATTACAAACAAATGCATCGTTCGTACGCCAAGAACTATTTTCTATGCGAAATTCTGAACTTCTTCATATGC ATTTTAAACCTTACTTTgatgaatacatttttcaatggaTTTTGGTCGAGTTACTCTCAAGCAATGAAACAAATCCCATCTTACAATTGGAATCAATGGAACGAAATGAGTTCAAGGGTATTCCCCAAAATTACCAAATGTGAATTCTTTAAATACGGTGGATCGGGATCGCAGAGCAAATTCGATTGCCTTTGTGTGCTGCCAATCAATATATTAAATGAGAAAATATTTGCATTCCTTTATGTGTGGTTCTTGATCCTGATGGTTGTTTCGGCAATGCATTTAACTTTTCGTATAATTGCAACTTGCAGTAATGCAGCTCGTATAATCATGACTCAATGTAGTGTCGGATGTAATCAGAAGAAACAAGTTCATCAACTTGTGCAGGACATGAGCTATTCTGAATGGTTTTTGTTGACTCGTATTTGTGTAAATATTAATCCTTTAATGTTTGCAGAGTTAATTCGCGATTTGTATGACTTTCAAAGGCTCCGAAATAACAATGAGATGTCTGTTTAA